The following is a genomic window from Leptospira bandrabouensis.
GTTCCAAGCTTAAAGATGAGAAACACTCACCTTCAATTCTTTTTTATTTGACGTTTGCTTTTTTTCCAAAATACAATCAATCCATACCAAATTGGGACAAACTATGAAAATCAATTATACCTGGAAACACTTAGACCGCTCCGAAGCCGCTGAAAAATATGCGGACGAAAAACTAGAAAGAGTTACAAAATACGTTCAAAAAATCGTATCCTGCGAAGTATCATTTGAAGCCATTCATGGAGAAATTAGCTCTAACTTAAAGTTACACGCTGATGGGACCAATTTTAACGCTCACAACCAAGACAAAGATGTTTATGTTTGTATCGATGGATTGGAAGACAAAATCCTTTCTCAAGTAAGCAAACACCACGATAAAAAAAGCCAACACTAATCTCTAACATGATTCAGAAGTCGGAAGAAGCACTTACCTATCTTTCCAATGGTGAGTTTGAAACTGCAAAATCTCTTTATTCCGTACTTCTGGATCGAGATCCAGAGGATCTTGCCACCATCAGTGGTTATTATATTGCCAGTTTTTGGGACCACAGGCTCGATTTAATTCTAAAAACCAGAGAAGGAAAAGAAAGAGGCAAACTCCTCCTTGGATTTTTTGCCGATTTTGAATCCGAAATCCGCAAACGTGGATTTCAAAATACAGAAAGTTTTTCTGTTACCCAAGATTGTATCTTAAAAGAAGCACGCGACCACCTAAAACTTGCCTACCAATGGGAAGGTGCCAATGCTCTCGACAAAGATTTGTTACGTGAATTGGCGGTTTGTCTCATCAAAATCAAAGATTATGGTATGGCCTTAGAAGTGTTACTCTATGGAGGGAATAAACATTCTCCTGCGCTTCAGTATTATTTAGCAGAAACCCAAGTGATGACGGGAAATGAAAAAGAAGGAATCGAAACTTACCGCACTGCTTTTTTAAATGATCCTCAACTTTTTCCTCATACCATTGTTCGTTGGCCACCACTCCTCACTCTCATCCAAAAAGCCAGTGAAATCACTTCTAAAGAAGACGAAATGAAGGAACTGGTTCCTGTCCTTGCTTGGAGAGAAGGAATCTTTCGTCCTCTTGTTAAAAAAGACGAAACCACGATCCAAATTTGGTTTTCTGAACTGAAGAGACTGGCGGATAGCAAAGAAAGAAGTGGGGGAAGTTTTCGATTGGATGCAAGGATGGAGCAGTTTGCTTTAGCCATTTTGCATTCGGCAGACGACATCCGTTCTCGGGACGCCGTCCAATTTGCAAAGGGATTTGTTTAGAATCTATCTTTCGACAGATTCAATCAAAAGACGAAGTTCGTCTGCAGCAGACTCCCTTCCTGTTTTTTCATAATACAATTCTAACTCACGAAGCCCATACACTGCGCCTGGAGCCGAACGTAAATGATCGAGTAACTCTCGTTTTTGATAGGATTCATTGAGATCAAGACTGGTAGGTTCATTTTGGTAGTTGTTTTGTTCGATCACAACACCAGCACTGTCATTTCCCGCAAGAGTTGGCTCTTGGGAATTGCGGCTAGCGAGAACAAACACAAGGCTGATTGCCATTACAGCAGAAAACGAATATTGAACGGTTCTGTTTTCGATCAAATCGCGGAAGGTGAAGGAGATCTTTTGGTTGGGTTTGTCAAAGGTGACGGACTCTAAGAGATTCAGGAGGCGGGTGTCGAAGTCTTCTGACATTCGAGGAAGGATGGTGTCTTCCTTTTCCTTTACCTTTTGGAAAAGAGAACAAATCTTATTTTCCAAAACCACATTGTCTGTCTCTTCAGAAAAGAGACCCGGATATTGTGAACGAAACCAATCTTTTAAACTCATAAACTTATTTTTCAAAGAACCCTTCTCCTTTTTCGTCTTTCTGGATGAGGTGCTTCAAAAACTCCTTGGCCTTGAAGAGACGACTCTTAACCGTACCTACATTACATTCCATGATTTCGGCAATTTCGTTATACGAAAGATTTTCGAAATAACGAAGTTCCAAAACTTGTTTGTAGGAATCTTCTAAGAGTGCAATCTTATCCATTAGATAACGAGACTCTTCAGAAAGTTCCAATTTTTTTTCATATCCGACACGAGAATCCACAAATTGGTTCTCTCCCGAGTCATCCATGGGTTTTTCCCTACCTCTTTTCTTCTTGGCAAGTAAATCCTTGGACTTATTTACCACAATGCGGTAGAGCCAGGTATAAACACCTGCCTCCGCACGGAAGTTTTGGATGGATTTATAACCAGAAATCAGGGCGTCTTGGACAATATCCTCCGCATCATCTCCATCTTTTACCATGGAAACAGCTTTGCGGAACAATCGTTCTCGAAATGGGGACACTAAGGTCATGTAGGCAGTCGGATCCCCTGCTTTGATTTTTTGGAGGAGGATTTTTTCCTTCTCCCGCAGGGTCATATTTTTGCCTTCTAGGGGGCGTGGCATGAGGCCTAGAATTTCGAATCCGAGAATTCTATCAATGTTTTTCGGTTCTTTCTTCTGGCTTAGATCCTATGAAACATGGTTTCTAAGTCTTTTCTTGTGAGTTTGATAAGAGTGGGCCGACCGTGGGGACAAAGGGAAGGGTTTTCACAATACGACAATCTTTGTAAAAGTTCTCCAATGATGGGATCAGAGACCTGGTCTCCTTTTTTGATGGCCGAACGACAGGCCACACATTTGGCCATTTCATCATAGAGTTCTTTGTCTTCTGGGTCTTTTTGTTTGAACCTTTCCCATAAATCCAAAATGGTTTCGGTTTCTTTTCCTGGATCAATATAAGATGGGACTTCCCGGATGAGAATGGTTCCTCCCGAAAATGGTTCGAGAGTGATTCCTAGTTCGGAAAACCTATGTTTTTCTTCTAACATCTCTTCGGCTTCTTCTTTTGTGAGTTCCAACCGAATGGGTGTAAGTAGGCTTTGGGATTTATAGGCTTTGGATTTTAGGTCACGCAAAACTTCTTCATAACGAATCCTTTCGTGGGCCGTATGTTGGTCGATGATATAAAGTCCATCCTCGGCTTCGGCTAAGATAAAGGTCTCAAATAAAACCCCGTAGTGTTTTTTCGGGACAAACAAATTGTGTTTGGTAAGATTCTCACCTAATAAATGCAAGTTGGTTCCAGCACCGATACCTTCTAGAGAATACCCTTGCCTTCCTTCAATGGAACTAGGACCAATCAGAGTTTCCCCTTCGGTTTGGAGATTGCCAAACATCCCTTGCCCCATTTGATTCAAGCCAAATCCAGGGCCACCAAAGCCTGTGCCAAAAGAGGATTCCCCTCCTCGGTTTTCATAAGGAATGGGCATGGAAAGCCTTCGGCGCATTTCTAAAAATTCCACAGGGGTCGAGGTTCGTAAAACTTCTGTGATCCCTTGGAAAAGAATTCCTGTAATGGTTTCTTCCGATAAAAACCGAACTTCCTTTTTCTGTGGGTGGACATTCACATCCACAAATTCACGAGGCAGATCAAAGAATAAAAAGGCATAGGGAAAGGCACCACTGGGAAGGAGTTCTCCATAACAACGTTTGAGAATTTGTGCCGAAAACTTTAATTCCACAGAACGGTTGTTCACAAAGAAAAATTGTCCCGTGCGAGAAGATTTATAAAAATCAGGATGGGAGATCCAACCACGAAGGGTCATACCGTTGCGACTGGAATTCACCGCCAAAAGATGGTCTCTGAGATTTTCACCATAAACAGATAACACTCGTTCTAGGCCGTCTTCGGGAACCACATTCAAAACTTCTTTTCCGTTTTGCAAATACCGAAACCCAATACTCGGTTCCGAGACTGCCATCGTTTGGACACGTGCCCTGTTTTTTTTCTCTTCCCCGGTTTCCGTTTTTAAAAATTTCCGTCTAACAGGCGTATTATAAAATAAATCTTTGATTTCAATTTTGGTTCCCAGAAAAAAAGGAATCTCTTCTTCTTTTACGATTTTTCCTTCTTCCACTGTCACACGGTAAGCGGTGCGATTTCCCTCAGTCCCCGATTCCAAAACCATCCGCGATACAGAGGCAATGGATGCCAGAGCTTCACCCCGAAATCCGAAAGTGAAAAGATGTTCTAAGTCATGGAAATCTTGGATTTTGGAAGTGGCATAACGTTTGATGGCAAGAGGTAAGTCTTCTTTTTGGATTCCGTGTCCATTGTCGGAAACAAGGATCCGACCAAACCCAGCAGAATCGGTTGCAATTTCAATTTTGGTGGCACCGGCATCGATGGAATTTTCGATGAGTTCTTTGAGAATGGAATGTGTGGACTCAATCACCTCACCGGCGGCAATTTGGTTGATTAAGTCCGCCGAGAGTGAATGAATGATGCCCATAGGACAATCATGGGATAGGGAACCTCCCTATCCAGAAAAAATTACAGAGAATGACAAGAAGAACAGGTTCCTGTCACCACGATGTCCACGTGTTTGACTTGGAAACCTAGGCTCTGCAAATCTGCATCATCACTGAGTTTTAGAGGAGCCACATCCAATACCTTCCCACATTCAGTGCAGAGTAAATGCGAATGATCATCCAAAAAGGCATCGTAACGAACGGAATCCGACTCGATATTGAGTTTGTTTACCATTTTATGTTCTACTAAGTATTCCAAGGAATTGTAAACAGTGGCAAAACTAATTTTATCAGCCTTTCCCCTTACCGATTCAAAAACCATCTTTGCTGTCGGGTGGTCTTTTCTTTCTCTTAGGTCGTTAAAAATAAGTTCTCTGTGTTTTGTGAGTGCTTTCATACCTTTGCCTTACCCCTAAATCATTCGCAAATTATCAAAGGGTCAAATGGAATTTAGTTTTTAGAATCCTTCCAGAAATTGATATTTGTCAATACGGAGGCTTTATGCCGGCATCGATAGACCAATTTAAATCTTCACTTTCACGTTGGGCCAGTGGCGTTTCTGTGATCACTTATGAATCCAAAGAGAAAAAAGGAGGAGTTACCGTTTCTAGTTTTTCTTCTGTTTCCTTAGAACCACCGTTAGTTTTATTCTGTTTGGCCAAAAATTCCAGTGCCAAAGAAAGCATCGAAAAAGCAGGAAACTTCGTGGTGAATATTCTTTCTTCCGAACAAAAACAAATTTCCGCTGATTTTGCTTCTGGTTCCCTGGACAAAGCGGTTGTTTTGGAAGGATTAAAACCAGGAACCCTCTCCACCGGAGCTCCAGTTTTACCGGATTCGTTGGCCTCACTTGACTGTTCAGTGAACCAAACCATCGATGCGGGAGACCACTGGATTTTCATTGGTCTTGTGGAAGCGGTAGCAACTCGGGAAGGTTCTCCCCTCCTCTATTTCAATCGCAATTATAGGGAACTTGTTTAAGGAATCAGTATGGAAAAAGAGAAAGTTAGTCTGGAAGATGCAAAAGAACACGGACTTACGGAAACTGAATTTGTAGAGATCCAAAAGATCTTAGGAAGAATGCCCAACTCCACGGAGCTTGGAATCTTCTCCGCCATGTGGTCGGAACACTGCTCTTATAAAAATTCAATTTTAAAATTAAAAACCCTTCCCACAAAGTCGGATAAACTCCTCGCTCAAGCGGGGGAAGAAAATGCCGGAGCCATGGATATCGGCGACGGACTTGCCGTTGTCTTCAAAATCGAAAGTCACAACCATCCAACCGCCGTAGAACCTTACCAAGGTGCCGCCACTGGTGTTGGTGGGATCATGCGAGATATTTTTACGATGGGAGCTCGTCCCATCACTTCACTCAACTCACTTAGGTTTGGTGACCCGAAAGAACCACGTAACAAGTATTTACTCACTCGTGCCGTCAAAGGAATCGGCGACTATGGCAACTCTCTTGGGATTGCTGTGGGTGGTGGGGAACTATTCATCCATCCGACATTCACTAAAAATCCGCTTGTGAATGCCATGACTGTGGGAATTGCTCGCCACGACCAAATGGCTTCTGCCTCTACCAAAGGAAAAGTAGGATACAAAGTGTACATCGTAGGTGCCACTACGGGACGCGATGGAATCCACGGTGCCAGTTTTGCCTCCAAAGACCTAACGAAAGAATCCGAAGAAAAAAGATCCGCAGTACAAGTCGGTGATCCCTTTATGGAAAAACTTCTGATGGAAGCATCCCTCGAAGCCATCCAAAAGAACCTCCTTGTGGGAATCCAAGATATGGGTGCTGCGGGAATTTCTTGTGCCACTTCGGAGATGAGTGCCAAAGGAAAAACCGGAATGGATGTGGACTTAGACAAAGTTCCTCTCCGTGAATCGGATATGAACGCTTATGAAATTATGCTCTCCGAATCCCAAGAACGAATGTTAGTCATTCCAGAAACGGGAAAGGAAGAAGAACTCGTTTCTATTTTTCATAAATGGGGACTGAATGCCGTCGAGATTGGAACGGTTACCGGTGACGGAATCCTTCGCATTAGAAAGGACGGAAAACTCAAAGCAGAAATTCCTGCTGACTCACTGGTCCTTGGTGGTGGTGCTCCGCGTTACGTGAGAGAAGAAAAAAGACCGACTTACCTCGATGAGGTGACAAAGTTTGATCCAACAAAAATAAATGACTTATCCAAAGACACGGTTTCCCAAACTCTAAATACCCTGCTTTCTTCTTTAAATATCAGTTCGAGAAGACCTCTTTATGAACAGTATGATACGGAAGTGGGACTTGTGAAAGTGGTAGAACCAGGCGAAGACGGTGGCCTTGTACGCATTCCTGGAACTAAAAAAGGAATTGCTGTCGCCACAGACTGTAACTCGCGTTACACGTATCTTAATCCTTACGAAGGGGCACAATTTGCGGTTTGTGAATCGGCAAGAAACGTGGCATCTACGGGTGCAGAACCTTATGGGGTCACAAACAACCTAAACTTCGGAAACCCTTACATCCCAGAAAACTATTATATCTTTAGCGAATGTGTGCGCGGGCTTGGGGATGCCTGTCGTTTCCTTGGTCTTCCTGTCACTGGTGGAAACGTATCTTTCTACAATGAATCGCCAGAAGGACCTGTGTTCCCAACACCTACCATTGGTATGGTGGGAGTGATTGATGATGTGGCAAAAGGCCTTCATACTTACCCTCGAACCCAGGAAGAAGTTTTGTATGCCCTTGTCGGTGAATTCCAACCTACAATTTCCGCTTCCGAATACCTTTACCGTTTTCATGGTCTAGACACGGGGAAAATTCCAAACATTTCTCTGGCAAAAGAAAAAGCTACCATTGACACACTTATCTCTTGCCGCAAAGAAGGACTCCTCACTTCCGCCAAAGACCTGTCACTCGGTGGACTTCTTGTGGCTCTGGCAAAAATTGTGATTTCTGGAAATAAAGGGTTGGAAGTAAACCTAGAAGAACTGCAAAAAAGATTCAAACGTCTCGACGAACTTTGTTTTGGTGAAACAGGTGCATCCTTTGTGATCAGTTTCCTTGCTGCAGACGAAGAGAAAGTCAAAGCAAAATATACCCAAGCGGGACTTGGTTTTACAACGTTAGGTAAATCCAATTCCAAATCCTCTCTTTCTGTCAAAGGAAACGGATTCCAATGGGAATGGACGACTAAGTCCTTAGAAGCAGAATTTGAATCCGGCCTAAAAGCTTATTTCGAATAGACAAAACTAAATTTTTCACAAGGATAGGCCGAATGCGCCTATCCTTCTATTCTTATGTTTTATTATTACTTTGTATCCAATGTACAAGTATCGCCAAACGACAAGAATATGAAGACTCCCTCCGTGCTTACAAAAAAGCCAATTTAGAAAATGCCATAAGTTACCTTCCGACCGAAGAAAAAAAAGGTTTTATTGCTGTTCTCGAAAAGGCCCATTTAGGATTTTTAAATGGCGAAACTAACTACAAAACTCTAGAAAAATTAGCTGAAGAAAGTAAAGACCGGCTTCGTTTCAGTGCCTCAAGATCTCTAAAATCTTTTTTCTATATGGAATCAGAGGAAGGATACTACGCCTCTGAAGCAGAAATCATCTATCTACATATCCTTCTTGGATTGTATTATGTAAGGGCGGGTGAATTTGATAAAGGAAAAGTCCAAGCACGTTTTGCCGGGAATTTGCTTAGTGGGGAGTGGAGTGCCGAAGGCCAATTTGATGACCCCACCTTACGCCTATTACTTGCCTCTCTTTGGCTCTCCACGGGTTCCATTGATGAGGCAAAGGTTGATTTTAGAAAAGCAAGCCAACTCAAACCCCAATCGGCCGCCCTTCGAGCCATGGCAAACGATAATTACAACAAAAACGAAGAATTCATTTTGATTTTTGGTGGTCCTGGTGCCGAACCAGAAATGGATCCGTCGGTGAATCTTAACTTCCTCCGTGGGTTAAGGAATCTTAAATTCCGCCAAACCGGGAAACAGTCTCAACTCGCAATCATCGACGGTGTAGGAAAAACAAATCTCTCTTTAGAAAAAGATACCTTGGGCTGGTATGAAAGACACCTAACGCGCGATAATGCAATTTCCGAACTCATCGAAGATTCTAAATACTTTCAACTGGTTTCGGCCAGTGCCTTAAAAGAAGGAACCAAGGGAACTGTCAAAGTGACAGGAGCGATCCTTGCCGGTGCTACGATCGTGGCCCTGGGTGCCGGTGTTGTTTATTTAGGAGTCGAAGCAAATTCGAGTGAACTTGGTGCCATTGGGATTGCTATCATGATCACCGGAGTCCAATTGGGTGCAGAGTGGATTGAAAGATCTTACGATGATGCAAGAAGGAACATGAGAAAAGATTTAGATATTTCTGATGAATACCGTTTTGTCCGTTTTTTTCCAGAATATGTTTGGATCGGAAAATCAAAGTCGGGCCTAGTTTCACCAAAACTTCAGGTGAGACCAGATAACTTACCTTATACGTTAAGTCCTGCTATGGGAAAAGTAAAAGTTCGTTTTGGTTTTTTCCCAGACAATCAAAGGCCATAACCTTCCACTTTACTTGTTTTTAAAAAATTGGTTTGTTCTGACCAAACAATTTGATTGGTTTCCATACTCACAAGAAATAGTGTCACGGTGATGTATTGGATGCGAGACCCAGATTCGAAATTTACTACTTCATTGATTTCACCTTTAATCTTATGAGAAGGTGACTTAAACCTTCCTACCACCAAACGAGAATCAGACGAAACCATCCCGGTTTTCCCAAATGCCATCTCGACACTTGCCTCCTCACGGATGGACGTATCCACAAAAGGAACCTTATCTTTTGTGAGTTGGTTTAAAATTTCATTACTGATGAGTTTTGTATCAATATGTTCTGAGGTGGAATTTTGAATTGCCTTCCATTCCAAATACCCAGTTTTTAAATCGGACTTATAATAGTTGGATAAGGAATGGCTCATACTGCGAGCCGTTTCTTTGACTTCCAAAACTCCCCACTGTTTGGTGGGCTTGGCTTTGTCTATTTGTTGGTAGGAAACAGAGGAGCAGCTAACAAACAAAAACGAAATGAAGATAAAAAAGAATAAAAGGCGCATTGGGGAGAGTTTGGTGGGGGTTCGGGAGTTTGGCAAGAAAGAATGTGCGAATATAGTATCCCCGCCCGATCTGAGGGTGGGGAACTAGACCCGCCACCCAATGGTTCACACTTACCACAGAAGGCCCAAACTTACCATCCCATTTGAGACCGACAAAAAAATTACTGCAAAAAGTTCATACTTTGGCCCACACCCTTTTTTCCTTGGTTTGGGGGCGCCTCCGCTCTGTTAGTGGAGTGAACTCCCATCAAAATGGACCGGGCTACTCCGGGGTCCGCTTTTAGCTCCCGTCCTTTGCCGGTTCCCGCCAAAGGACCAAGCCCTCCATATCCCTGGCGCGGGAAGAATCTAATCCAATTCAGAAAATTGTCGCCCCCCACCCCAAATATTGTCTTGAAACTTTCCTTTCGTTTACGATACTTCTGGATTAAATTATGAGTAAATTTCTAATTCGTTTTAGTTTCTTCCTGATCCTGCTTGCCCTTTTGTTTGCTGGTTACACTTGGCTCACTCTCCAATGGAGTTACTCGGAGGGAGACCGTGCCGG
Proteins encoded in this region:
- the hpf gene encoding ribosome hibernation-promoting factor, HPF/YfiA family translates to MKINYTWKHLDRSEAAEKYADEKLERVTKYVQKIVSCEVSFEAIHGEISSNLKLHADGTNFNAHNQDKDVYVCIDGLEDKILSQVSKHHDKKSQH
- a CDS encoding LIMLP_12425 family protein, with product MSLKDWFRSQYPGLFSEETDNVVLENKICSLFQKVKEKEDTILPRMSEDFDTRLLNLLESVTFDKPNQKISFTFRDLIENRTVQYSFSAVMAISLVFVLASRNSQEPTLAGNDSAGVVIEQNNYQNEPTSLDLNESYQKRELLDHLRSAPGAVYGLRELELYYEKTGRESAADELRLLIESVER
- a CDS encoding RNA polymerase sigma factor codes for the protein MPRPLEGKNMTLREKEKILLQKIKAGDPTAYMTLVSPFRERLFRKAVSMVKDGDDAEDIVQDALISGYKSIQNFRAEAGVYTWLYRIVVNKSKDLLAKKKRGREKPMDDSGENQFVDSRVGYEKKLELSEESRYLMDKIALLEDSYKQVLELRYFENLSYNEIAEIMECNVGTVKSRLFKAKEFLKHLIQKDEKGEGFFEK
- the mutL gene encoding DNA mismatch repair endonuclease MutL, which translates into the protein MGIIHSLSADLINQIAAGEVIESTHSILKELIENSIDAGATKIEIATDSAGFGRILVSDNGHGIQKEDLPLAIKRYATSKIQDFHDLEHLFTFGFRGEALASIASVSRMVLESGTEGNRTAYRVTVEEGKIVKEEEIPFFLGTKIEIKDLFYNTPVRRKFLKTETGEEKKNRARVQTMAVSEPSIGFRYLQNGKEVLNVVPEDGLERVLSVYGENLRDHLLAVNSSRNGMTLRGWISHPDFYKSSRTGQFFFVNNRSVELKFSAQILKRCYGELLPSGAFPYAFLFFDLPREFVDVNVHPQKKEVRFLSEETITGILFQGITEVLRTSTPVEFLEMRRRLSMPIPYENRGGESSFGTGFGGPGFGLNQMGQGMFGNLQTEGETLIGPSSIEGRQGYSLEGIGAGTNLHLLGENLTKHNLFVPKKHYGVLFETFILAEAEDGLYIIDQHTAHERIRYEEVLRDLKSKAYKSQSLLTPIRLELTKEEAEEMLEEKHRFSELGITLEPFSGGTILIREVPSYIDPGKETETILDLWERFKQKDPEDKELYDEMAKCVACRSAIKKGDQVSDPIIGELLQRLSYCENPSLCPHGRPTLIKLTRKDLETMFHRI
- a CDS encoding Fur family transcriptional regulator gives rise to the protein MKALTKHRELIFNDLRERKDHPTAKMVFESVRGKADKISFATVYNSLEYLVEHKMVNKLNIESDSVRYDAFLDDHSHLLCTECGKVLDVAPLKLSDDADLQSLGFQVKHVDIVVTGTCSSCHSL
- a CDS encoding flavin reductase family protein, which gives rise to MPASIDQFKSSLSRWASGVSVITYESKEKKGGVTVSSFSSVSLEPPLVLFCLAKNSSAKESIEKAGNFVVNILSSEQKQISADFASGSLDKAVVLEGLKPGTLSTGAPVLPDSLASLDCSVNQTIDAGDHWIFIGLVEAVATREGSPLLYFNRNYRELV
- the purL gene encoding phosphoribosylformylglycinamidine synthase subunit PurL, translated to MEKEKVSLEDAKEHGLTETEFVEIQKILGRMPNSTELGIFSAMWSEHCSYKNSILKLKTLPTKSDKLLAQAGEENAGAMDIGDGLAVVFKIESHNHPTAVEPYQGAATGVGGIMRDIFTMGARPITSLNSLRFGDPKEPRNKYLLTRAVKGIGDYGNSLGIAVGGGELFIHPTFTKNPLVNAMTVGIARHDQMASASTKGKVGYKVYIVGATTGRDGIHGASFASKDLTKESEEKRSAVQVGDPFMEKLLMEASLEAIQKNLLVGIQDMGAAGISCATSEMSAKGKTGMDVDLDKVPLRESDMNAYEIMLSESQERMLVIPETGKEEELVSIFHKWGLNAVEIGTVTGDGILRIRKDGKLKAEIPADSLVLGGGAPRYVREEKRPTYLDEVTKFDPTKINDLSKDTVSQTLNTLLSSLNISSRRPLYEQYDTEVGLVKVVEPGEDGGLVRIPGTKKGIAVATDCNSRYTYLNPYEGAQFAVCESARNVASTGAEPYGVTNNLNFGNPYIPENYYIFSECVRGLGDACRFLGLPVTGGNVSFYNESPEGPVFPTPTIGMVGVIDDVAKGLHTYPRTQEEVLYALVGEFQPTISASEYLYRFHGLDTGKIPNISLAKEKATIDTLISCRKEGLLTSAKDLSLGGLLVALAKIVISGNKGLEVNLEELQKRFKRLDELCFGETGASFVISFLAADEEKVKAKYTQAGLGFTTLGKSNSKSSLSVKGNGFQWEWTTKSLEAEFESGLKAYFE
- a CDS encoding penicillin-binding protein activator LpoB; amino-acid sequence: MSHSLSNYYKSDLKTGYLEWKAIQNSTSEHIDTKLISNEILNQLTKDKVPFVDTSIREEASVEMAFGKTGMVSSDSRLVVGRFKSPSHKIKGEINEVVNFESGSRIQYITVTLFLVSMETNQIVWSEQTNFLKTSKVEGYGL